GGGTTTTGTTTGGGTTCCAGCACATATGGGTGTGGAGGGCAATGAGGAAGCAGATAGCTTGGCACAAAGAGCAACCAAGGAGAAAAGAATAGAATTTGATTTACCACATGGAGACTAGGAGCAGTTGGATGAACTGTTTTTAGTCTTTGCTTTCTACTTTACATGGAGGAGTGGACAAATATGAAGAAACTTCTGAACTTTCTCATAACCGCACAACTAAGGAACTATAGAGAGGATTCTCTGAATATGAATTACATCCAGTAGGTGGCAGCAATACGCCCGTGATGCGTCTAGTCTGCATAATTGAATGAGGAAGAAGAAAGTTACTTTGTGTTTCTGCCGGAGCTTCACAGTGTGACACCCGGCGGATGTAAACTGAGCAGCACGAGGAGATTTAGTTTCACTACTGTGTGGACTGAGCTATGAAACGGCTGTATTAAAGTATCAGAGAGAAATATTAGAGCATTAAAGTAACGATGTGTTCAGTTGAGCATCTGAGAGAGTTGATCAGGGACagactaactgctgctgctggagaaatattcacagagtttgAAAAAACCATCGTCCAGTACCAGGAGGAGATCGATCGTCAGCGCAGACTGCTGGATGTCATCTGGAAACCACACATCCCCTTACAATCCataggtgtgtatgtgttttgatggtgaagaattCCAATTATACCATGTAGAACATCATGAAGTGTTCAGGTGAATAGTTAACGGTGATTTGAGACACattgtgagaaagagagaatggGTTCATAATATGGTGTCTGTTAGTTGATGTGTGTAGTTTTAAAATGGTGATCGTTGTGTTGATTGACCCTGGAACCAAGAACCAAAGTTACCTGTTCAGAGGTGCTGGAAGTGTTTATCTGAACTACTCCACACTGACACCAACTGCATTGTTATCAAacagttaataataaaactgtgacAGAGGACTCAGTCATTCCATCATTTCAGTCCAGAGGCATAATTCCATGTATAGAGATGATTCATGATCTAAAGAAAATGCACGTACAGAGTTAGAGAGTATAGAAGTAATGTGTTCAACTGGATCCCACTATTAACATATTGGATTTCACTCATGAGTCAGATCAACAGTACAGTCaccaacagtaaaataagaataaCTTTAAAATCCAAATATCCTGGCAGGTTTGAAGGCTGAAAAGGTCAGCGGCTTTTATCAGACAGATTTTACTGGATCCACATCAAACCTCAGTGTGGTGTGTAGAAAAGTACCCAGTGGTGTTTTCCATTAGATTATTTGGGATCCTATATCCAGCTTGGAATCACATGTTCATAGAATTGTCCAGTCATTTGGAGATGATTGTAtcattcctgctgctgtgtcatgGCTCTCAGACTTCATTTATAAACCATAAAATTCTTTTTGCATCAGACATTTGACTATTAAGCTGAATTTGTTGGAGACAGCCAGTCCTGGACAAAGTGACAGATGTGTGTTCTCCCATCATCACAGTAGTAACCATTATCTTTTGTCCCTTTGTCCCTCCAGAGCTCCCACAGTCTTATGTCTGTGAGAATGAGAAGACTCTCATTGACCATCAGCCCCATGACCAGGAGAGAAACTCCATGGTGCACCATGATGACCCAGAACCTCCACTGATTAATGACCAACAAGAGGAACTCTGCACCAGTCTGGAGCAATCAAACCCAGAGATTTCTCAAATTAAAAAGGAACAGGAAGAATTCTGCACCATTCAGAACAAGTTAAACCCAGAGTGTCCTCAAATTAAaaaggaacaggaggaactctgCTCCAGTCAGGAGGAAGAGCAGCCTCGATTGAAACAGGAGACTGACACCTTTGCGGTCACGCCTGCTTGTGAGGAAAGTGATCACAGTGAACCAAAACCAAACAATGATCAGCTCCTGTTTCACATCCCTTGTGCAGCTGAGAGCCCAGATCAGGATGGAAGCAAGGATGTAGACTCAGCATCAACTAGCTGTGTCAAGCTAAAGTCAAGACATCACAGTACCAGCAGTCACAGTAATGATGTAGACAATGCTCCAGTGTCAGAGAGACAGTGTGATaatgacaaagcaacaaaatcttTAACATCTGAGATTTGTGGAAAAGCTTTTAGGTATAAGTCAGATTTAATCACACATCACAGAACCCACATGGGTGAGAAACCATATTCTTGTGAAACCTGTGGAAAATGCTTAAGTCACATAACTGCCCACATGAGatgtcacacaggtgagaagccgtatgtttgtaacacctgtggaacAAGGTTTTCTGACTCATCGGCACATAATAGGCACACAGCAGTTCGCAAAATGCGAAAGCCGTATTCTTGTGGAACCTGTGGAAAAAGCTTTGATCAACGTTCCCATTTGACTGCCCACATGAGATTTCACACTGGTGAGAAGCCATATTCTTGTGGAACCTGTGGAAAAAGCTTCACTCAACGGGCCCATTTGACTGCCCACATGAGatttcacacaggtgagaagccatattCTTGTGGAACCTGTGGAAAAGGCTTCAGTCAACGGTGCTCTTTGACTGTCCACTTGAGatgtcacacaggtgagaagccgtatgtttgtaacacctgtggaaaaaGATTCAGTCAACGGGGCTCTTTGACTGTTCACTTGAAAcgtcacacaggtgagaagccgtatgtttgtaacacctgtggaaaaaGATTCAGTCAACGGGGCTCTTTGACTGTCCACTTGAGatgtcacacaggtgagaagccatattCTTGTGGAACCTGTGGAAAAAGTTTCCGTCATACTGCTAGTTTGAAAGTCCACATGAGAATCCACACAGGTCAGAAGTCATGATCCTGAAACATCTGTGGAAAACACAATGTCAGAACTAAGCTTGATACAACATGTAAGAATTGGTACAGGTTTAAAGTAGAAGTTTGAGATTTAAAGAACCTTTAGTCTGTGCTTCAACAACAATTATGAGAACGTGTTTAAGCAGTCCTTGATGATTAGACCAGATGGAGTCTggactgtggtggtggtggagcagTCAGAAGAACCAAGCTGAATATCTGGATGGATATGGTGTTAGTACAGACTGCTATATTTCTGATATCATGACATCTTTCATCAACAGAGCAGTGACTTGAGATATTATGAAGCTGTTTGGAACATTGTCACATTCTGCTGAGAGAACATGGCTGTTCAGGTGTGAATATACTGCTGGAATCTACACAGCTTGAGTTCTGTTGTCTTTCAAGTAAAAGGAGGCAACAAGATACTGAGATATTGTGACAGTAGGACACAACAGAGTGTCACTGCAGTAGAGGAGATCTGAATGTGAAATAAAgttgtaataaaatatgtgcaGCTCCATGATTGCTTCATGAAatgttttgaatgtatttaaacatatgaacatttacaagtTGTTTAATAATGAGTGTAACACTGAAGAGCCCCAGCAAGAATATCTCTGAGTCAGATATCAAAGACACAACCAACATTATGTTTTGAAGCAACACACAAGTGGTTTACTAGTAGTAGCTGATACACCTCTGCAAATGTTAACACCAGAAATGTATAAAACAGGTGAAGCTGTGTTGCAGTTTCTGCTGTTTAATAAAGGTCTtgtgctatttatttattcttttatcacCACATAGGTCATCTGTGTGATTTGTTAGTAGGATCTCATTGTGTCATCATACAGCTAGGGCTGCACCTTacaattattttagtaatcgattaatcggtcgattattttttcattagtCGATGaattggataaaaaaaataacacgttTTTAATTTCTGCCTCTTTATTCAGAAATcgaagatttggactgacagagcaaataagatcattgtaGTGAAGCCTTTGTCTTCAACCATCGACAGAGGCCTCGTGTCAGTGaccatcatgttgaggatgctctcagtcaggacacctgcttgctgtggtggacatgatgtctttctcatcatgaagcctgtcattgtttgctgttgatgaaatgagaaagatagtatagtatgagtatgtattatagcaGAATTTAAAACAACTCGTTACCTTTTTTTATTGgcagtattaggttaaggcTTGTAAGTAGCCCAAAGAGCAaagcgcgcgcacacacacacacacacacacacacacacacacacacacacacacatctatatAAAGtacaagcaccataaaaaatactTCATTATATAAATTGAGTAGATGTAATAAGTTACTTTAACCGCTGTTTGGTCTAAATGCAAttcatcctgcctcactccaacacagaccagtgtcttcactcagacttggtcagaaaattaaaacttgaggcttGATCTTTAAATTATTACCACCATTGTGTGCAAGTTAATTTATAAAtcatattcaaaccctgcttaagctgattaaagtgaaataaaaagtatctgtctcacacacacgtgccctatcactgtcattaatcagctaacaaacaaacgCTAGCATCAAgagagctaccagagagactaacgttacgtttTCTCACTGGTcacgtttacatgaagtttttaattcggaattaactgaatcggaattaaagttttgtgcttcgtatttacatggaaatattaattccaAATTAAGGTTTAAATGGACCGCACGTTTATTCCCCTTCCTTAATTCCGCTTTAATGCTTAGTCGTTGGAAAGGACGTGACGTATCCCTGTTCAccggaagaaaaactccatttgccgctgcatttcttttccccaacaacatggaggaacaactaataagcacgcttttcgctttgctttttattgtcgttttgaaacagcaactcgacaatggcgtactacttctgttgtatcacttgagaaggagaagagagatagaatACCGGAGGTTGCAGAACGTGTACGTCGCTACGTCATTGCTACGTGAGGAGCCAAGCATGCGCAGAATGACTGGAATTCACTAAAGCagaattaactgtatacatgaatagaacgtacacaggaattagtttattcggaattaacatcggaataaaccaggtagtttattcggaattaagtttattcggaattaactttttaattcggaattaagtgtttacaaggagattttgaagcggaattaactttaattccgaattaaagaggaattaaaggtctcatgtaaaTGTGGCCACTGTAAAACGTAACAAACGTAGGATACGGTAGTGACTTACCCTGCTGTTGAACTCCGTTCATCCTCATCGGCGACTCCAAcgtgtttccgtttcaggtgCTCTATCATCATCTAGTGGCGCTCCTATGCCATGTCGTATCGcttttgtaaagcttgcatgttacgcatgttttttgttttgtgaaatgtaaaatgctcccacacttttgaggacttcggtcaaactgttttctctgtgtcggtcatgtttcatttgttgaatttacttttcctttgaaaatacTGCGACATGGCGAGTGATGCTTGAATCGCGCGACGcaacgaatcgataatgaaattcgttgccaacgcttAATAATCGATTTTAATCGATCTAATCGAGTTGTTGATGCAGCCGTACATAcaccacattttaaacaataacAAATGAGTCAAAGTTCTTTCCAGTGGAGAAATAAGTATGCTAAGAATTTACctaataatttaaaacaatgaaTCCACAGTATTATTAATGATATAAAAGTTCTTGACTAATTCAAATATTAAGTTAAAGCCTCTACAATGTGCTATATATAAACAAACTAAAGTGACTAACTTAATGGATCAGATTAAGAGCCAACAATATTataaacagaaaacccaacaaatccaaggatCCTCCATGAAACTAGCTTCAGTCCAACTGTAATAGTAATTTCAGCAAATCTCTTTAGTCTGCTGCTTGACTACTACTGATGGCTGAGTTGGATTTAGTTTTGACACATGCAGATGAAAGATGAGGAGTAGAAGTGGATCCAGTCGTCCCAATGaccatttattgcatttattgttgatgaattacagataaattgaaatagaataaaaaagatTTACACTAAAGAGTTTTTAAGAAGGCTTAGTTCCTTGATGCAGCCACATGGTCAAAAAAACAGTTTGCTTTCCTCAGCCACACCCAGATGCTGTGACAGCTGGTTCTTAAGCCTTCCTCCTTGGGCTCCATTTTCAACTTGGTCAGCCAGATGGAATTAGACTCTCTGGTCTCCTCTAGGTGGGTAAACACATCCATGGCCATTCATTCTCCCATAGGCACACACCCTCTCTCCCATTCATATCCACATACTAAGAACAAAAACGAATgtataaaatcaacataaagcTGAATTTGGCTCCAACACCAACTTTCTTGTCATTACACAGAGTccaaatataaagacaaatgcAGTTAAGCACGTAACTAAGTGCAAAAGAAGCAGTAAAAGTACATCATGAACAGTGTTGTGGGTTCTCTTAGACATcgaggatgtgcagatgttgaagaaaacatctgTTGACGCTGACTTGCTCAATAGTAAGTTTATTATAAAGAAGAACAGCTtcgatcagacagagagactgcCTGGGAGGATTCAGAGCCAATATGAACCTCCCCGAACGATAACCAGACGTCACTTTTATATGCTTTGGACAGGTATGACGTCACTACATATATTTCCTAATTAGAAGACATCTGGTCATGGAACAAGACCCTACTGATCAACCCCCTATCATTAGGCACCCAAAGAGCCATTAGGGAGCTGGAGATCAATTATCATTACCTGGACATAATGACTCCCAGTCTAATCACAGCAATGACTTCCTTCAGCAGAACACATTCTATTCTGACGAGCAACATATgtctcagatcagatactacataTCTCCCCCCTTCGAAGATAATAAGGCCAAGAAATTTATTATAACATTGGTTACAAAGAATCACACACAGAATGTTTATGACATCCCCTTCTATCCATGCTAATCACGGCATAAGCCTAatgtcgtagtttctcttagacctcaaggatgtgcagatgttgaagaaaacgtccgttgacactgttacttttacataatatgattttattatataataaagACAGCATCTGTTCAGGTGCCATGGAGACTTCAGAGCCAGTGTGAAAATCCCACTTGAACAAcgggctggtggtcattttatacccgTTGGTGATGTATGAGGTCACAACATCTAGTCTCTGTTAGAAAAATTTCCTGTCAGAGACTACCTGTTTACGTAGGGAAAAAGGAAACATATGTTTTCCCACAAGTTGCTGGTCAGCTAATAGAACAGACAGAACAGATTCCATTCTACTAACTTATCAACTAACACgtctcagatcagatactacataTTTCCCCCCTTCGAGACATTAGTCTCGCTAATTATCATAATATCAGTTACATAAGAGTCACACTCAGAATGTTTATGACTTTTCCTTCTTGTCCATGCTAATCATGGCACAAGCTCAGCAATATAGTAAATGTATGGAGTGTGAGAGCGAAAAACCTGCCAGGCAGCTATCTTTCCCAAATTATCCATCAACCAATCAAGACAGGAAAATTCTCCCACGGTCCCTCTGCCCTAGGCGACCACATATGGTACTCCAAGCCAATTAGAAAAGAGGTTCAAAGGATTCTGTGAAATAAGTGGAAGTAAATACATTTgggaatcacagaaataaaaatcaaaaactgtccaaagtcAGGCTGGTCGACCCATCGCACCCTTCAGTGGACCTCCTCCTGCCTATCATCACTGTCCCTAAACAatcgaaaaaaacaaaacatctgagaTCCCAATGTACTCACCTCCTAggagaaaacatccaaactaACCTCATGCAAAAGCACCAAGTCAAAAATCACACATAGATGCCAGAACAATATCCTCCCCATCAGCAGCTGAAACACAGAATTCAGAATGTGTCCTCTAACAGTTAAACTCCCTCTACTCCTCCATTCTAAATAAGACTTCATGTTCTTTATTCCAAATCTCatctaatgcagtcacacacacatgcagaaataaacaaaagacagagaaaaactgcacaccaatcaatcaaccaatcaatctGCTAAACTTGCCTGTGTAAAATCAGAATCTATTTTCCCAGTTCTGACAAACTCTATCAAAAACTTCCTCTCTCACTATTCATCATCTCATGTATTCATACATGCTCATGCACACAGAATATCCTCACTGATTTCTACTTCTCCTCAGACTCAGCACCTGCCCCAGTATATTCATCAGATGTACACACATCCACTATAAGGCTCAGATATAGTATCAATTCACAACAGTCCTCTTATAAGGCTCATAAGGATTCAGCAAACTCATAAACGTCCCCCCTGCAGAAGGGATCATAGGTATTCAACACTGAGGAGGCAAAACTCTCCTCTATAACCAATTACAACCTCTCTATATACCTATTCAATAGGAAGTCTATTCTATATCAAACAAAGACATACTACAGCCTTCTGGACTCAGCTAtagcaccacacacactcacagcccctgcagcatcacacacacacacacacagactcacacacagagcagggaggagggaggggctGGAACAGCCACtccagacacagacacacagacacagccaAACTCACAGAATAAAGCACACACATTCAACACACTATCAAACAAATCAaactcacaaaataaaacacataggcCTACTCAACCTCATCCGCAACACTCTCAGCATCCAATCCCAGCGTCAAGTCATTCATACAAATCCTAAAAGCATGCTTAAGCCACTCCTTtaactttctctctttctcttatcATCTAAATTTCTGCTACTTTGAGAATGTAGAGATTCAATGATTGTTGCTTCAGACACTGGACGTCTCAGTGGGAACTCGAGCtggaacatttacattttatcatCTACATCTCCAGTTCTATGAACTGACCTGTTACATGTAGGCTATTCACATAACAGGGTTTGTGGCCAGTGCTACCTGCCTCCCAGAGGGCTTTGTCCAAATCTACGGCTTCCCTCATTTTCCTCATTCCTCTTTTTCATCGGTTCCTTGAGCcctttattttcctctaaaacTCTATCTTCCTTTAggcctcttttcctctttttcactTATTCTCTCTTCATTTCATCTCTTCATctctatattttcattttgccaATTGACCTCTGGGCCCCAAAGGTAAAATCTactctgtcctcttttgtttctaAGCACCAATTCAACTACTCAAAAGCCAACTTTCACTTAAAGCGTCTAATTTACACGTCTTACCGTTAAGAAGATGTGGGCCAGTCTCATTAATCTTGCATGGTTATTTAGCTTGCTTCATCGTTACTAGTTCTGCTATTCTACATTTACCTCTTAAACTTCAACATTTATCTCTCTTCAACTTCTATTTCTCTTCTCTACTCTATTGCTGCAgcatcatttctctttacttctaaAGTCTTTTCTCTCtatacttttttctctctttaactCTATAAACTCTTTTTCTTTAAACTCTAACCTCAACTCTATCTATGCACAATAAACCCCCCAATTTAGACCGAACGCTATTCAAAACCTCAACACATCCTGGAATATGCACGCATGATCCGTTACAGTGCAGCCAAACACCCCCAGCTTCCATGCACTAACCAGCACCCCACATTGTGAGAGAAACATACTCACTTCTCTCTGACcggtcctttttcttttttctttgaagCGGTGTGAGAGTGCGCTGGAGCTGTCGGTGATCTCAAAGGAGACCACAAACCGATCCCATCCTCGTCGCCACTTTtttgtcgtagtttctcttagacctcaaggatgtgcagatgttgaagaaaacgtctgttgacactgttacttttacataatatgatttttttatataataaagACAGCATCTGTTCAGGTGCCATGGAGACTTCAGAGCCAGTGTGAAAATCCCACTTCAACaaagggctggtggtcattttatacccgTTGGTGACGTATGAGGTCACAACATCTAGTCTCTGTTAGAAAACTTGGTAAAAACAGGACACAGGATATCCCTTCGACTCTGTAGGGCCCATCCATCACTATCTGGATGGGGGACCCCTGCATA
Above is a genomic segment from Amphiprion ocellaris isolate individual 3 ecotype Okinawa chromosome 6, ASM2253959v1, whole genome shotgun sequence containing:
- the LOC111578458 gene encoding zinc finger protein 391-like; amino-acid sequence: MCSVEHLRELIRDRLTAAAGEIFTEFEKTIVQYQEEIDRQRRLLDVIWKPHIPLQSIELPQSYVCENEKTLIDHQPHDQERNSMVHHDDPEPPLINDQQEELCTSLEQSNPEISQIKKEQEEFCTIQNKLNPECPQIKKEQEELCSSQEEEQPRLKQETDTFAVTPACEESDHSEPKPNNDQLLFHIPCAAESPDQDGSKDVDSASTSCVKLKSRHHSTSSHSNDVDNAPVSERQCDNDKATKSLTSEICGKAFRYKSDLITHHRTHMGEKPYSCETCGKCLSHITAHMRCHTGEKPYVCNTCGTRFSDSSAHNRHTAVRKMRKPYSCGTCGKSFDQRSHLTAHMRFHTGEKPYSCGTCGKSFTQRAHLTAHMRFHTGEKPYSCGTCGKGFSQRCSLTVHLRCHTGEKPYVCNTCGKRFSQRGSLTVHLKRHTGEKPYVCNTCGKRFSQRGSLTVHLRCHTGEKPYSCGTCGKSFRHTASLKVHMRIHTGQKS